From Cecembia calidifontis, one genomic window encodes:
- a CDS encoding ligase-associated DNA damage response DEXH box helicase, translating into MENKELAVAFQYFEQKGWRPFDFQVNAWKDYLDGKSGLLNAPTGSGKTFALWFPVILEYIRNNPHDWQKPKKNGIQLIWVTPLRALAQDIQKAMQEVCHSIGLPWTVAVRNGDTDNKERLSQKRNPPECLVTTPETLHILLAQKENQALFEQLKAIVIDEWHELVGNKRGVQVQLALSYIRHIGSNGFKLWGISATIGNLEEACQILLGKNSPSHIIRADVEKNILLHTIFPEELEKYPWSGHLGIKLIEKVLEIIEKHRSVLLFTNTRAQSEIWYHHIMEKRPDWAGWVAIHHGSLDQNVRAWVEDSLHSGKLKLVVCTSSLDLGVDFRPVDAVIQIGSPKGVARFVQRAGRSGHQPGLPSEIYFVPTNSLELVEAAALRNAIETGEMENIHSPTLTYDVLIQFLITLAVGEGFRADQIYPVIKNTHAFQDLSPEDFQWVMSFITEGGSSLSGYEEFAKVELIENGIYKVKDKKTAMRHRLSMGTIVSDPMLKVKFKNGTYLGMIEEYFLSRLRQGDRFFFSGRNLEFIGIKDMNAYVQLSTKKSSNTPSYMGGRISLTSKLSGKIREILEKASHGIYESEESVFVSPLLDLQQRLSIIPDSHTFLIEKNISREGHHVFFYPFEGRMVHEVLGALLAYRISVTYPLTFSIAMNDYGFELLSDQAIPIEEVLEEDLFSERNLEEDILACINESEMAKRKFRDIATISGLIFQGYPGKPMKFRHLQANSGILYGVFEDYDPDNLLLKQAHREVLDMQMEKDKVLEAIRKINKQNIVLKKPGQFTPFSFPIMVDRLRAQLSSESLEDRIEKMKAQMIEG; encoded by the coding sequence ATGGAAAATAAAGAGCTCGCTGTAGCTTTTCAATACTTTGAACAAAAAGGATGGAGGCCTTTTGATTTTCAGGTCAATGCCTGGAAAGATTACCTGGATGGAAAGTCAGGTTTGCTCAATGCCCCAACAGGAAGCGGGAAGACATTTGCCTTATGGTTTCCTGTCATTTTGGAATATATCCGTAACAATCCGCATGATTGGCAAAAACCCAAAAAAAATGGGATCCAATTGATTTGGGTCACTCCCCTCCGTGCGCTTGCCCAGGATATCCAAAAAGCCATGCAGGAGGTTTGTCATTCCATTGGTCTGCCCTGGACCGTTGCGGTAAGAAATGGAGATACGGACAACAAAGAGCGGCTTTCCCAAAAAAGAAATCCACCGGAATGCCTGGTCACTACACCGGAAACTTTGCACATCCTGCTTGCTCAAAAAGAAAACCAAGCACTATTTGAACAATTGAAGGCCATAGTCATCGATGAATGGCATGAATTGGTAGGCAACAAAAGAGGTGTTCAGGTACAGTTGGCTTTAAGCTATATCAGGCATATTGGTTCCAATGGCTTCAAGCTTTGGGGCATTTCTGCTACAATAGGCAATTTGGAAGAGGCCTGTCAAATCCTGTTGGGAAAAAATTCCCCCAGTCATATCATCCGGGCAGATGTAGAAAAAAACATCCTGTTGCATACGATTTTCCCTGAGGAATTGGAAAAATATCCCTGGTCGGGACATCTCGGGATAAAATTGATTGAAAAGGTATTGGAAATCATTGAAAAGCACCGATCAGTCCTACTATTCACCAATACCAGAGCCCAGAGCGAAATTTGGTACCATCATATCATGGAAAAAAGGCCGGATTGGGCAGGATGGGTAGCTATTCACCACGGGTCCTTAGACCAAAATGTCAGGGCATGGGTAGAAGACTCCCTTCATTCCGGAAAACTGAAATTGGTGGTCTGTACCTCTTCATTAGACCTTGGAGTTGACTTTAGACCCGTAGATGCCGTTATCCAAATAGGTAGTCCCAAAGGGGTAGCCCGGTTTGTCCAAAGAGCCGGACGTTCCGGACATCAACCCGGCCTACCCAGTGAAATCTATTTTGTTCCTACCAATTCACTCGAATTGGTCGAAGCCGCTGCACTTCGAAACGCCATTGAAACCGGTGAAATGGAAAATATCCATTCCCCTACCCTGACTTATGATGTATTGATCCAATTCCTTATCACTTTGGCGGTCGGGGAAGGTTTCAGAGCAGACCAAATCTATCCGGTCATCAAAAACACCCATGCTTTTCAAGACCTTAGCCCGGAGGATTTCCAGTGGGTGATGTCTTTTATTACGGAAGGGGGAAGCTCTTTGAGCGGATACGAGGAATTTGCCAAAGTGGAACTGATAGAAAATGGGATTTACAAAGTCAAAGACAAGAAAACAGCCATGAGGCACAGGCTTTCCATGGGTACTATCGTCAGTGATCCCATGTTGAAAGTCAAATTCAAAAACGGCACATACCTGGGGATGATTGAAGAGTACTTCCTTTCCCGATTGCGGCAAGGTGACCGTTTCTTTTTTTCGGGCCGAAATCTGGAATTCATTGGCATCAAAGACATGAACGCTTATGTACAACTGTCTACCAAAAAAAGCAGCAACACCCCTTCTTACATGGGGGGAAGGATTTCACTCACATCAAAGTTATCCGGAAAAATCAGGGAAATATTGGAAAAAGCCAGCCATGGCATTTATGAATCTGAGGAATCTGTCTTTGTCTCGCCCTTATTGGACCTGCAGCAAAGACTTTCCATTATTCCTGATTCCCATACATTTTTGATTGAAAAGAACATATCCAGGGAAGGACATCATGTTTTCTTTTATCCTTTTGAAGGAAGGATGGTCCATGAAGTACTTGGGGCATTGCTGGCCTATAGAATTTCTGTTACTTATCCCTTGACATTCAGCATCGCAATGAATGATTATGGATTTGAGCTCCTTTCGGATCAAGCTATACCCATTGAAGAAGTATTGGAGGAAGATTTATTTTCTGAAAGAAACCTGGAAGAAGATATCCTTGCCTGCATCAATGAGAGTGAGATGGCCAAAAGGAAATTTAGGGATATTGCCACCATCTCAGGTTTGATTTTTCAGGGTTATCCTGGAAAACCCATGAAGTTCAGGCACCTACAGGCTAATTCGGGAATTTTATATGGAGTATTTGAGGATTATGACCCTGATAATCTCTTACTCAAGCAGGCCCATCGTGAAGTTTTGGACATGCAGATGGAAAAAGACAAAGTGCTCGAAGCTATCCGAAAAATCAACAAACAAAATATTGTGCTCAAAAAACCTGGTCAGTTTACCCCATTTTCTTTTCCGATCATGGTGGACAGGTTAAGGGCACAGCTTTCTTCGGAGTCTTTGGAGGACAGAATTGAAAAAATGAAAGCACAGATGATAGAAGGTTAA